The Candidatus Omnitrophota bacterium genome segment TGCTCCACTTTTATACTGATAAGATCTCCGGCCTTCGCCTCCTGCGCCGGAACGCGATCTATCTGCATACTCAATATATCCTGTGTGAAATCCGAGGTATTTCCTTTTATGCGTATCTTATCGCCC includes the following:
- a CDS encoding translation elongation factor-like protein, with product MDEKQIGTVDHFFSNISVGMIKLSDALKVGDKIRIKGNTSDFTQDILSMQIDRVPAQEAKAGDLISIKVEQKVRKDDIVYKV